One window of Scheffersomyces stipitis CBS 6054 chromosome 1, whole genome shotgun sequence genomic DNA carries:
- the RRP40 gene encoding exosome complex component RRP40 translates to MSGDLIIPGDFLPIDTDSSIKTTIGPGIYKNPQTQSILPTNAGLINIQKSKAGTNQLVYIESNSKRYTPQTNDFVIGIVTGVIGESYKVQLQDFSPAVLLSMMAFPNATKKNRPNLKIGQAVYARVSEAIPEIETELECIDPTTGKEGGFGLLDESGYIFEVNLNFARELLFNANSIFLEKLASKCKFEIAVGINGKVWIKCGEGIKIEKDRVVPEEGKPVRDNTRDLKSTLAAAGFLVKCQKLRVDQIDAELQKQFKNI, encoded by the coding sequence ATGTCAGGCGACTTGATAATACCGGGAGACTTTCTTCCCATTGATACCGATTCTTCTATCAAGACCACTATTGGACCAGGAATCTACAAGAATCCTCAAACGCAGAGCATATTGCCTACCAATGCTGGACTCATAAACATTCAAAAAAGCAAGGCAGGAACGAATCAGCTTGTCTACATCGAGTCAAACTCTAAGAGATACACCCCCCAAACAAATGACTTTGTTATTGGCATTGTGACTGGAGTCATAGGAGAATCATACAAAGTTCAGTTGCAAGACTTTTCTCCTGCGGTTCTACTCTCAATGATGGCTTTCCCAAATGCAACGAAAAAGAACAGACCCAACCTCAAGATTGGTCAGGCAGTATATGCCCGAGTCTCTGAGGCCATTCCTGAAATAGAAACCGAATTAGAGTGTATTGATCCAACTACCGGTAAAGAAGGTGGATTTGGGTTGCTTGATGAATCTGGATACATTTTCGAAgtaaatttgaattttgctCGTGAACTTTTGTTCAATGCCAACAGTATtttcttggagaaattggCGTCCAAGTgcaaatttgaaattgccGTTGGAATCAACGGTAAGGTCTGGATCAAGTGTGGTGAAGGTATCAAGATCGAGAAAGACAGAGTCGTACCTGAAGAAGGAAAGCCTGTAAGAGACAATACCAGAGACTTGAAGAGCACTTTGGCAGCCGCAGGCTTTTTGGTGAAGTGCCAGAAGTTGAGAGTAGATCAGATCGATGCCGAATTACAGAAACAGTTCAAGAACATATAG